The Guyparkeria halophila DNA window GGTGCCGAGTACCCGGCCATCGGAAGCCAGCAGGGGGTAGGACCAGCAGGAGCGCAGCCCATTCTCGATCGCCAGTTCGGCAAAGCCGGTCCAGCGCGCATCCCGGGCAATGTCTTCCGTGAATGCCGGTTCCTTGTGGTGGGCGGCCGCGCCGCAGGCACCAATGTCGGTGATCGGGATCATGGTCATTGCCGCCCGATACGTCGTGCTGAGGCTGGGGGCGGCGGCCAGGTGCAGGTTCTCACCGGCCTCGTCGCTGAGCATGATCGAGCAGCGCGAATCGGGATCGTGCTCCTCCATCAGTTCGCACACCGAGACCAGCGTGTGCTCGAGCGACTCGGAGTGCAGGATCATCTGCTGGATGATCTGCTGGGATTCCAGCTCGCGGCGGGCCGTCGTCAATCGGCGGGTCTGCGTCAGTCGGCTCTGCCCCAGCGCGAGTAGCAGCACCACGAGGTACGTGACCGCGAGGGCGATCAGGGTCACCGCCGATGGCAGCATGGCAGCGATCGCCGGCTGCTGGTCATCCTCGAGATAGCTCGTGGCGGTCAGGGTCGGGCCGAACGGCAGGGTCAATTCCCGCTGGGCGAGCATGGCCCGGTGGTCGTGGTGGGTTGGGTCGCTGTAGATTTCGATGTGGGCGCCGTCGATGAAATCGAGGTGCACGGCAATGGGTTGGAGATGGGGCCGCATGGCGTTGTCGAGCAGCCGGTTGAAATCGAGCAGGGCGAGGAATTGTTGCTCGCGCCGTTGCGGATTGGTCATGGGTACGGCGACGAGGCTGGTGCTGCTGCCACGAGATGGGGTGTCGGCCAGCAACAGCAGCCGTGGCGACGGTCGGGCCTGGGAAAGCCATTCCCGTGTGCCCGGCTGTGAAAGCAACCGGGCGAGCAGTTCGTTGCCGCCGGGCCCCCGGCTGGACTGCCATACCGCCTGCTGTTGGTCATCCAGCATGGCGAGCACCTGCAGGCTCTCCATATCGCGCAGGTAGGTCGCTGCCTCGCGTTCACGGATGGATTCGGCCGTGGGCAAGCGGCCGATCAGTTGCCAGCGTTCGGCCAGGCGCCCCAGCGTCGTCACGTGGGCGGTGAGCACCTGTTGGCTGACGGTTTCCACCTGGTCGAGCTGGGCATCGCCGATTGCCTGCAGGTCGCGGTTGTGCAGCAAGGAGAGCTGGTACCACGCCAGCGCGGCGAGCAGCGAGCCTACCAACCCCGCCGCCACGGCCAACGTGCCCAGCTCCTTGAGGTCACCACGACGCAATCGGCTGGCGAGCAGCATCGCCCCACCGAAAAACAGGGTGAACAGCACCGCCACCCAGGCGGTCGTCGACTGGAATTGTAACCACGGTGTGTGGCCCCAGAGCATCCACAGTATCGAGATCACGCCGAGAAACAGCATTAACGTGCCGATCCAGCGCCAGGGGCGCCGCGCCAGACGCGAACGGCCGGGGATTATCAGGCCGATCGCGATCGCGGCCAGCAGCAGGGCCGCTTCGATGGAGAGATGCCCAAGGCCCTTGTGAGGGCCATCCATGGTGGCGGGGGGGTGGATGCCATTGACGGCGAGGCTATAGCCGACCAGCAGGAGGAGGGTCCCCCCGGCGGCCGTGTGCAGCATGCGCCACCCCTGCAGGTGCGCGCCGAGCCCGAGGCCGGCCAGCAAGGCCGCCAGGGCGCTCTCGCGGAGCAGTGGCAGACCCAGCGGACCCGGATCAGAGATCAGTAGCGGCGTGAGCAGGCCCATCGTGCCGATCGCCAGGCACGCAGCGACCACCATCAGCAGGTAGGACTTGGTCAGCAATGGACTGTCAGCGGCGGGCGTCATCGGGGCCTGTGGATGCACCGGTGGTTGTGTGGGCCAATCATTGGCAATCACTTTCCCGTCCGACGCGGCCGGTACGCTGCCAATGTTGAGCCACGCTAATGGTTTATCGGCTTGCGCACAAATCAAAGTTTCTTGGTGGGTTATTCACCCGAGATGGCATCAGCCGCAGCCTGGCGGTTGAAATGTCCCCGCTAACCCGGGGCGATGACCCAAGGCCGCCTTCGGGCGGGCCATGTCCCCGCCCACCTGCCCGCGGATACAGGATTAGAGCCAACGTCGGGTACGGGCGCGGTAAGCGGAATAACCGGCGCCGAACCGCTGGGTCAGGGCCCGCTCTTCGCCGCGGATCTGGAAACGATCAATAAACCAGACGAACGCGCCAATCACGACAAGCCCGCCCGGGTGGCCGAACCAGCTGACCACCCCCGCCAGCAGCAGCGCATCGCCCAGGTAGATCGGGTTGCGACTGAAACGGTAGATGCCGCTGGTGACCAGATGGCGGGTGCGTTCGGGGTGGATCGGGTTGATGGTGGTATGCGCCTGCCACAGCGAGACCAGCGCGGCCAGCATCAGCACGCCGCCGGCAAGGAAGAGCAGGCCGGCGAGCCAGGTCAGCCAGGTGCCATCGAGCGCAGCGGCTGGCCAAGCCACCGACAAGGCGTAGACGAGGGCGATACCGATCAGCAGGGCAACGGGCGGGGGAATCAGCTTGGTAAGCATGGCTGGCCTTTTACTGCGGATTGGGAACGTGTGTTTTCGCAGTCTAGGGAAACTCTGCACGATTCGATAGCGTCTCTGCGGGACCGCCAAGGGTCCAGAGGCAAGGCGGGATCGGATCGGCACGACACCGATCGGGTAGATGCAAGTCGGCACGAAGGGCGAGTCCGGGGACGGACCGCGCGACGCCGCAGACGGGCCCTTGGCGGCCCGCCGGAAGGGGTTTGGTTTATCCGCCGCGGAGCATGGCCTAAAGTTGATACCAGATTCGGTCGGACCTTCCCCGACTGTGATTCCCCCGCTGCCGGCCGCGGGCGCGTGGGGGCGACAATCACTGCCGAAAACGTGCCGTAATGAAGAGGATCGCCATGTTGTCCAGACTCAAGAGCCGCTCGGTCCTGCTGACCGGGACGGATGCCGAGAGCAAGCGCGAAGCGGTGCGTGCGTATTTCCACCGCACCATGGATACCTACGAAAAGCTGTTCGAGGTGCTCACCGACGACCAGGCCTTCTACGAGCGGCCCGAGCCGCTGCGCCATCCGCTGATCTTCTACTTCGGTCACCCGGCGACCTTCTACATCAACAAGCTGGTCACCGCGAAGGCGACCACGCGCATCGACCCGACGCTGGAGGGCATGTTCGCTATCGGCGTCGACGAGATGAGCTGGGACGACCTCAACGACGACCATTACGACTGGCCGTCGGTCGAGCGGGTACGCGAGTACCGCCGCAAGGTGCGTGAGCGCGTCGACCAGTTGATCTCCGAGCTCGACTGGACCCCGCCGGTGCGCTGGGAGGATCATCCGACCTGGTCGATCTTCATGGGCATCGAGCACGAGCGCATCCACCTGGAGACCTCCTCGGTGCTGATCCGCCAGCTCGACCTCGAATGGGTCCGACCGCACGACGACTGGCCGATCTGCGATGCGGCCGCGGCGACCCCGGCCGAGGCGCCGGTCAACGAGCTGCTCGAGGTGGCCGGTGGCACGGTGGTGCAGGGCAAGTCGCACGATGCGCCGCTGTACGGCTGGGACAACGAGTATGGCCACCTGTCGACCCGGGTGGATGCCTTCAAGGCCGGCCGCATGCAGGTGTCCAACGCCGAGTTCCTGGCCTTCGTCGAGGCCGGCGGCTACGAGACGCCCGAGTGGTGGACCGAGGAGGGCCGTCGCTGGCTCGACTTCCGCGGCGCCGCCCACCCGATCTTCTGGGTGCCGCGCGGCGGCTCCCAAGGCGACTCTTGGGGCTACCGGGCCATGACCTGCGAGATCGACATGCCGTGGGACTGGCCGGTGGACGTCAACTACCTCGAGGCCAAGGCCTTCTGCAACTGGCTGTCCGAGATCACCGGCAAGTCCATCCGCTTGCCGACCGAGCCCGAGTACGAGCGCCTTCGTCAGGTCGCCGGCGTACCGGACGAACCCGAGTGGGGCGAGCGGGCCCCGGGCAACATCAACCTCGAGTACTGGGCCTCGGCCTGCCCGGTCGACCGTTTCAAGCAGGGCGACTTCCATGACGTGATCGGCAACGTCTGGCAGTGGACCGAGACGCCCATCGATGCCTTCGAGGGCTTCGAGCCGCACCCGATCTACGACGACTTCTCGGTGCCGACCTTCGACAACCGGCACAACCTGATCAAGGGCGGCTCGTGGATCTCGACCGGCAACGAGGCCACCCGCGACGCGCGCTACGCCTTCCGCCGGCACTTCTTCCAGCACGCCGGTTTCCGCTACGTCGAGGGCGAGCCGGTGCGCCCGCCGGCCTCCAGGGAGGAGAGCTACTACGAGACCGACGCCCAGCTGGCGCAGTACTGCGACTTCCACTACGGCCGCTCGTACTTTGGCGTGGCCAACTTCCCGCGGGCACTGGCCGAGTACGCCCTGCGCCAGATGGAGGGACGCCACCACGGCGCGGCGCTCGACATAGGCTGTGCCACGGGACGCGCGACCTTCGAGCTCGCGCCGCACTTCGAGTCGGTCACCGGGCTGGATTTCTCGGCGCGCTTCGTCCAGATCGCCCAGGCGATGCTCGACGATGGCCAGATCGCCTACGCGCTGCCCACCGAGGGCGAGCTGACCGAGGACCGCGCCGCCTCGCTGGCCGCGCTCGGTCTCGAGCCGCGCGACAACATCGACTTCTGGCAGCAGGATGCCTGCAACATGAAGCCGCACTTCAGCGGCTACGACCTGGTGCTGGCCGGCAATCTGATCGACCGGCTCTACGATCCGGGCAAGTTCCTCGACGACATCGCCCGGCGCATCAACGCCGGCGGACTGCTGGTACTGGCCTCGCCCTACACCTGGCTCGAGGAGGTGACGCCGCGCGAGCGCTGGCTGGGCGGGTACGTCGAGAATGGTCGGCCGGTCTCCACGCTGGACACCCTGATCAAGCGCCTCGAGCCCAACTTCGAGCTGGTGGGTGAGCCGGCGGATATCCCATTCGTCATCCGCGACACGGCCCGTCGCTTCCAGCATACGGTCAGCCAGGTGACTGTCTGGGCCAGGAAGGGGTGAGCCGGTGAGCCGAGACGTGAGCAAGGCAGGCATGAGCCAGACCGACTTCACCCGGCTGGCCCAGTACCCCGGCTCGGGTTGCGAGAAGTACGACCGGCGCGCCGAGATCTTCGGCCGCGAGGACGTCATCCCCTTGTGGGTGGCCGATATGGACTTCCCCGCGCCGGACTTCGTTACCCAGGCGCTGGCCGCACGGCTGGCCGACGGGGCCTTCGGCTATGCCAAGCCCACCGCCGAGCACCTCAGTGCGATCACCGGCTGGCTTGCCGGCCAGCACGACTGGCACGTCGGCCCCGAGACGATCGTGCCCGTGCCCGGCGTGGTGCCGGCGATGGCGATGGCCATCCGTGCGTTCACCACGCCCGGGGCGCGGGTGATCATCCAGCCGCCGGTGTATTTCCCGTTCTTCCAGGTGGTGCGCGACCAGGGGCGCGAACTGGTGGAGAACCCGCTGGTCGAGCAGGCATCAGCCGACGGTGGCCGGCGCTACGTGATGGATTTCGCGGCGCTGGAGGCCCAGGCGCGCGAGGCGGAGATGCTGCTGTTGTGCAACCCGCACAACCCCGGCGGCCGGGCCTGGGATGCACGGGAGCTGGAGCAGGTCGTGGCCATCTGCGCCCGCCACGGCGTGATGGTGATGAGTGACGAGATCCACATGGACCTGACTTACCCGGGCATCCGGCACACGCCGTTCGCCCGAGTCGCCGATGCGGCCGGCTGTCGCTGGTTCACGGTCACCGCGCCGGGCAAGACCTTCAACACCGCCGGGATCGGCGGTGGCTATGCCGTGATCCCGGATGCCGCCATCCGCGAGCGTTTCGATCGCGAACGTCGCGGCATGCACCTGGGCGAGGGGTCGGTGTTCGGTCTGACCGCCTTGAAGGCCGCCTATACCCAC harbors:
- a CDS encoding MalY/PatB family protein; this encodes MSQTDFTRLAQYPGSGCEKYDRRAEIFGREDVIPLWVADMDFPAPDFVTQALAARLADGAFGYAKPTAEHLSAITGWLAGQHDWHVGPETIVPVPGVVPAMAMAIRAFTTPGARVIIQPPVYFPFFQVVRDQGRELVENPLVEQASADGGRRYVMDFAALEAQAREAEMLLLCNPHNPGGRAWDARELEQVVAICARHGVMVMSDEIHMDLTYPGIRHTPFARVADAAGCRWFTVTAPGKTFNTAGIGGGYAVIPDAAIRERFDRERRGMHLGEGSVFGLTALKAAYTHGTHWPDELMAHIAVNRDRVIEAVSDLPIEPMWPEATYLLWLDCRGMGLSDAAADPEDRALQRFFIDEAGLGLSQGIIFGEAGRGYMRINLATPTRVMDRAMAQLRQAAVRVFSQ
- the ovoA gene encoding 5-histidylcysteine sulfoxide synthase → MLSRLKSRSVLLTGTDAESKREAVRAYFHRTMDTYEKLFEVLTDDQAFYERPEPLRHPLIFYFGHPATFYINKLVTAKATTRIDPTLEGMFAIGVDEMSWDDLNDDHYDWPSVERVREYRRKVRERVDQLISELDWTPPVRWEDHPTWSIFMGIEHERIHLETSSVLIRQLDLEWVRPHDDWPICDAAAATPAEAPVNELLEVAGGTVVQGKSHDAPLYGWDNEYGHLSTRVDAFKAGRMQVSNAEFLAFVEAGGYETPEWWTEEGRRWLDFRGAAHPIFWVPRGGSQGDSWGYRAMTCEIDMPWDWPVDVNYLEAKAFCNWLSEITGKSIRLPTEPEYERLRQVAGVPDEPEWGERAPGNINLEYWASACPVDRFKQGDFHDVIGNVWQWTETPIDAFEGFEPHPIYDDFSVPTFDNRHNLIKGGSWISTGNEATRDARYAFRRHFFQHAGFRYVEGEPVRPPASREESYYETDAQLAQYCDFHYGRSYFGVANFPRALAEYALRQMEGRHHGAALDIGCATGRATFELAPHFESVTGLDFSARFVQIAQAMLDDGQIAYALPTEGELTEDRAASLAALGLEPRDNIDFWQQDACNMKPHFSGYDLVLAGNLIDRLYDPGKFLDDIARRINAGGLLVLASPYTWLEEVTPRERWLGGYVENGRPVSTLDTLIKRLEPNFELVGEPADIPFVIRDTARRFQHTVSQVTVWARKG
- a CDS encoding methyltransferase family protein, coding for MLTKLIPPPVALLIGIALVYALSVAWPAAALDGTWLTWLAGLLFLAGGVLMLAALVSLWQAHTTINPIHPERTRHLVTSGIYRFSRNPIYLGDALLLAGVVSWFGHPGGLVVIGAFVWFIDRFQIRGEERALTQRFGAGYSAYRARTRRWL